The following are encoded together in the Culex pipiens pallens isolate TS chromosome 1, TS_CPP_V2, whole genome shotgun sequence genome:
- the LOC128092541 gene encoding uncharacterized protein LOC128092541: MYENGFPGKLIRLVKSTMDGARCSVKISGAMSDPIESRKGLRQGDGLCFNIGLEGVMRRAGFNMRGTIINRSNQFICYADDMDIVGRTFEDVARRYTELKREADKVGFKVNVAKTKYLLAGGTESLRTRIGPSVTIDGVTRIVGYVGQQLQQRNSEAHHHR, translated from the coding sequence atgtacgagaacggctttcccgggaagctgatcagactggtgaaatcgacgatggacggggcacggtgcagcgtgaagatttcgggagcgatgtccgacccgatcgaatcgcgcaagggactgcgacaaggcgacggcctctgtttcaacattgggcttgaaggtgtgatgaggcgggcgggcttcaacatgcggggcacgatcatcaaccggtccaaccagttcatctgctatgccgacgacatggacattgtcggcagaacgttcgaggatgtggccaggcggtacaccgaattgaagcgggaagcggataaggttggatttAAGGTGAATGTagcgaagacgaagtatctgctggcaggaggaaccgagtcccttaggactcgcataggaccgagcgtgacgatcgacggcgtaactcggatcgttggttacgtcggacaacaactgcagcagagaaattcggaggcgcatcatcaccggtag
- the LOC120430989 gene encoding craniofacial development protein 2-like, with the protein MVLRRDRGLVQATRTRRKTPVQEAHDASRTNRHGTGHLTRSHDWKLGTWNCRSLRFDGSIRILSDILRVRKFSIVALQEVCWIGAEEVREYKRLGCRIYQSRGKKKRLGTAFIVLGEMLDRVIGWTPVTDRMCVLRVKGRFFNISIINVHSPHSGSEDDEKDAFYEQLNWTYNSCPKHDVKIVIGDFNAQVGQEAEFRPVIGKFSAHVRTNENGLRLIDFATSKNMAVRSTCFQHKERNRKSTTS; encoded by the coding sequence ATggtcctccggcgagacagggggttggtgCAGGCCACACGAACCCGCCGTAAAACACCAGTGCAGGAAGCACACGATGCGAGCCGGACCAATCGGCACGGAACTGGACATCTTACGAGGTCCCACGATTGGAAGCTCGGGACGTGGAATTGCAGGTCTCTCAGATTTGACGGGAGTATCCGCATACTCTCCGACATATTGAGGGTCCGCAAGTTCAGCATCGTAGCGTTGCAGGAGGTTTGCTGGATAGGCGCGGAGGAGGTACGAGAGTACAAAAGATTGGGTTGTAGAATCTACCAGAGCcgcggcaagaaaaagaggctcGGGACAGCCTTTATAGTGCTGGGCGAAATGCTCGATCGTGTGATTGGGTGGACCCCGGTCACCGACCGAATGTGCGTGTTGAGGGTTAAGGGCCGTTTCTTCAACATCAGCATCATAAATGTGCACAGCCCGCACTCAGGAAGCGAAGATGACGAGAAGGACGCATTTTACGAGCAGCTGAACTGGACGTACAACAGCTGCCCAAAACATGACGTCAAAATCGTCATCGGAGATTTTAACGCTCAGGTTGGCCAGGAGGCGGAATTCAGACCGGTGATAGGAAAGTTCAGCGCCCACGTACGCACGAACGAAAACGGCCTGCGACTGATCGACTTCGCCACCTCCAAAAATATGGCCGTACGAAGTACCTGCTTCCAGCACAAGGAACGGAAtcgcaaatcgaccacgtcgtAA